Part of the Equus caballus isolate H_3958 breed thoroughbred chromosome 5, TB-T2T, whole genome shotgun sequence genome is shown below.
GGGAACATCACCTACTACCTGGTGCTGTGGCAGCGTCTGGCAGAGGACGGCGACCTCTACCTCAATGACTACTGCCACCGTGGTGCGCAGGGAGGAGGCGCGAGCCAGAGGGTTTGGGGCGCCCCAGGCCGCGGGCGCTGGCCGTCTAACTACTTCCTTCCCCGCCGCCGCGCCAGGCTTGCGGCTGCCCACCAGCAACAACGATCCCCGCTTCGACCGCGAAGATGGGGAACTCGAGGCCGAGATGGAGCCCGGCTGCTGCCCTTGCCAGCACCCACCTCCTGGGCAGGTCCTGCCACCGCTGGAAGCGCAAGAGGCCTCGTTCCAGAAGAAGTTTGAAAACTTTCTACACAACGCTATCACCATCCCCAAGTGCGGCTAGGAGCACGCGGGCCGGACGGGCCGGATGGGCGGGGCCATGAGGGTGGGGGTCTTGCTGGAGGTGGGGCTTTGTGGGCGGGGCCTGGGTTGTGGGTGGGTTTGGAGGCCGCTCGCCGCCGCTTAGCGCGTTGGGGAGCGTTCCGGACGGGCTTGACAGGgccctccctggcttccccaGATCCCCTTGGAAGGTGACGTCCATCAACGAGAGCCCTCAAATGTAAGCGGTGGCGGGGccggggctgaggggtggggtcCTGGGGCCGGGCCCTGGCTCTGACTCGGGCCTTCCACAGGGACTCAGGGCGGCACCGCCGGGCCGTGGGGGCCCTCAGGCTTGGGGGGAACAGCTCAGATTTTGAGATCCAGGAGGACAAAGTACCCCGGGAGCGAGCGGTGCTGAGTGGCCTGCGCCACTTCACGGAATACAGGATCGACATCCACGCCTGTAACCACGCGGCGCACACCGTGGGCTGCAGCGCGGCCACCTTCGTCTTCGCGCGCACCATGCCCCACAGTAGGTGACGCCCCTCACCTTCTACCCCCGCCACTGACGCCAACGACCCTAATTAATTAGTGCTCCAACTAGCGAGTTTGACCTCGCGCTAACTCCAGAGCCTCGCTTCGCTCTCCCCTCCCAGTCCCCCATAATCCCAGAGCTTCCTCAAACCCCCCGGTTTAGCCCCCTTGGGTTTGAacatggagggaagaggaaatacTTGTGGCTGGGCTGCTTGATGCCCTCTCCTGCAGGAGAGGCGGATGGAATCCCAGGGAAGGTGGTCTGGGAGGTGGCCAGCAAAAGCAGTGTCCTCCTGCGCTGGCTGGAGCCACCGGACCCCAACGGACTCATCCTCAAGTATGAAATCAAGTACCGCCGCTTAGGGGAGGTAGGTACCCCGGGGGACCCCTAACCCTGCCCCAAATTGTGCCTCCATCCTATTCCCAGCCAGCTGTTCTATGTTGCCCTCAGGAGGCCACAGTACTGTGCGTGTCCCGCCTGCGATATGCCAAGTTTGGGGGGGTCCAGCTGGCCCTGCTGCCCCCCGGAAACTATTCTGCCAGAGTTCGGGCAACTTCACTGGCTGGCAATGGGTCCTGGACAGAGAGTGTTGCTTTCTACATCCTTGGCCCAGGTATACATGGCCTCTGTCCCAGCCCTATACTCCCAAACAGCCCCACCTGGGTCCCCAGCCACATCTCCCATTGTAGAAACCACAGacccctccaccccatccctccccatttccccactgTGGAAAGGGAAGCGTCCTCTACCCCCTGGCTCCTCTTTCGTTGACCCTACCCTCTGTTGCCTGCTGACCCTGTCCTCTGACCGCCAGAGGAGGAAGACTCCGGGAGTCTGCACGTCCTTCTCACTCTCACCCCTGTGGGGCTCATGCTGCTCATCATTCTTGCTGCCCTTGGTTTCTTCTATGGGAAGAAGAGGTGATGACAAGTCCCACCAGTTCCcaaccccctcctctccctgcgcCCTCATCACAAGGTCAGTGTAGTAGGAGAAAAGTAGATAAGACAGCAGAAAGGACTTCCTTAGAAGCAGTAATTCTTCCCCTGGGGGCAGCATGGAGGGGACATACCTTTCAGCTAGGGTGACCACctcatcctggtttgcctggtACTTTCCTGACTTTAGCAGTAAAAGTCTCACATACTGGGAAACGCCTCAATCTGGGCACACTAGGACTATCGGTCACCGCACTCTTGGCCTGAGAAAAAATGAAGCTGGTTCTACCATAGcaaggggagaggcaggagacCTCAGGATATGTCCTCAGATGCCTGATGTCAGATCCCCCCGGGGCTGAATGCAAGAGGGAAGTGGGGGCAAGGCTTTGATTAGCTTGTTTCTAAGAACTAGCTGAGGGGGGAGGAGCCCCTCTACTCCTGGCCTCCTTATTCCCAGCCCATCAGATCCCAGATCCCAGGACTAAGACCAAGACCAGTTTGGAAAGTGCTTAGGGCTTCCCAGGGGTCACCCTGATCAGGGCTGGGGGTGTAGTCAGTTATTTCCCTTCTCCTTGCAACTCCCTCTTCCTTGTCCTCTGACATTGCTCCTTCCCGAGGACCTTGCAGCCTGACGCTCTTTCCTCCCATTGCAGAAACAGCACCCTGTACACCTCTGTGAATCCGGAGTATTTCAGTGCCTCTGATAGTAGGTCTGGGGATGGGTGGACAGGTGCTGTGAGAAAGGGAGccgggaggggaggagaggcagactTCCAGGAGACCTTCTTGGAGAAGGCAGCCTTGGGACCCGACCCcttcagaagaagagagaagtggGTGGAGGCGTGACAGAGAGCAGTAGCCTTGCCTCTTGACCCCCACCTCCTCTCAGTGTACATCCCTGACGAGTGGGAGGTACCTCGGAAGCAGATCTCCATAATCCGAGAACTGGGCCAGGGCTCTTTCGGGATGGTATATGAGGGGCTGGCACAAGGACTTGAGGCTGGAGAGGAGTCCACGCCCGTGGCCCTGAAGACAGTGAATGAGCTGGCCAGCCCACGGGAACGCATTGAGTTCCTCAAGGAAGCCTCTGTCATGAAGGCATTCAAGTGTCACCATGTGGTAAGACAGGGTCAGGGGCATTATCAGGGTCATAATTAGGTCATGTGGTAAGAGAGATAGGGTCAGGGATGGGACCAGGGCACCTCAAGGTCAGGGTTGGGACTGTGGTTAGAATCCTAATTGGGGAAATGTCATGCTTGTGGTTAGAGTCAGAACAGGGTCCTGGCAAGGCCACGGTAGAATCATGGCTGGGCTCAGATTGGTCATGCCTAGGGGTCAATATTGAGTGTCCAGATAATTATTAGGGTTATCATTGGGATCAAGGTCAGAGTTGGGTCAATCATGAAGATTGAGATGATAGTCAGATATGATCAAGGTCatgggttagggtcagggtcatTGTTAAGTCAGGATTAGGGTTATGGTCATGGTTGGGGTTAGGGTCAGTGTTGGTGTCTGGGTCAGGTTGTGACCACAGCAGGTCAAGGTTTTGACCAGGTGGGTCAAGGGGGCTGAGTAGACCTGCAACCAGGCTCTTTGTCCGTCCCAGGTGCGTCTCCTGGGTGTGGTATCTCAGGGCCAGCCAACTCTGGTCATCATGGAGTTAATGACCCGTGGGGACCTCAAGAGCCATCTTCGATCTTTGCGGCCCGAGGCAGAGGTGGGGACCAGGAAGACCCTGGACCAAGGGACTGGGGAGTTAGAGAAGACTTCAGCACAGTTTTGGGGGGTAATCCTTGGGTAGGAGTCCAGCCTCTAGGCTCCGTCTTCACCAGCTCCTGTCTTGGCTCTAGAACAACCCTGGGCTCCCACGGCCGGCACTGGGAGATATGATCCAGATGGCTGGTGAGATTGCAGATGGCATGGCCTACCTTGCTGCCAACAAGTTTGTGCACCGAGATCTGGCAGCCCGAAACTGCATGGTGTCCCAGGACTTCACCGTCAAGATTGGGGGTACAGAGGGTACCAGGCGGGTGAGGGCAGCCTGAGGAGCGGAGAGACTCTCCCCAGCTAGGCCTCAGGAGATCGAGGCTAGCCCATTGCTCTGTCCCTGTGAGCCTGTGAGAACTTCAGCAAAGCTCCGCGCCCTGGATCTCAGTCTCGTCATCCAAGGGCAGAGGGGTTTGGCTGGGATGATCTCTGAGGTCCTTGGAGCCTGCACGTTCCAGGATTCTTGGAGACTATGGAGGTGGAGAGGGTTGGGAGAAGCAttcctggggcaggagctggtgTGTGGCGCTCTGCCTCACACCCAGCCACCCTTACTTTCCAGACTTCGGGATGACTCGAGACGTGTATGAGACAGACTATTACCGCAAGGGTGGGAAGGGGCTGCTGCCTGTGCGCTGGATGGCCCCCGAGTCCCTCAAAGATGGAATCTTCACTACCCACTCGGATGTCTGGTGGGgcctggctggagcagagggctcAGGGGATGTGGGGCAGGGTCTAGGGAGGAGGTCTGGGTGCACCCCTTCAGGGTGCCCTGAGCAGCGTGCAGCGTGCCGGGCTCAGGCCCTCCTACGTGTCCTCCAGGTCCTTCGGCGTGGTGCTCTGGGAGATCGTGACCCTGGCTGAACAGCCCTACCAGGGCTTATCCAACGAGCAGGTGCTCAAGTTTGTCATGGATGGCGGggtcctggaggagctggagagctGCCCGCTTCAGCTGTGAGTCACCCCAGCCTGCCCTTTCCTCATCCCGGCTCTGCCCACACCTGCCTCCCGCACCAGGATTCTGGCCTACCTCCTCTGATGCTTTACTTCCACTGATGGCCAGCTCTGAGCCCTCCAGTTCTAAATCCCCACCACAACCCTCATTCACTCCCCGGTGACCCGCCCAGACATAATCCCCCATGACCCCTCCCCCCACTCTCAGTTGGGAGCGTTGTGGGGGGTGGTCCTGGATTCCTCTGATACTGCCCCACCCCTCCAGGCAGGAGCTGATGAGCCGCTGCTGGCAACAGAACCCGCGCCTGCGCCCAACCTTCACCCACATCCTGGACAGCATACAGGGGGAGCTGCGGCCCtccttccgcctcctctccttcTATTACAGCCCCGAGTGCCGCGGGGGCCAGGCTTCCCTGCTGCCCACCGATGTAGAGCCCGACTCCCTGCCAACCCCAAAAGGGGCTTCCTCAAACTGCAGCCCCCAAAATGGGGGTCCAGGGCACTGAGGGGACCCCCTTCCCTGGCTGATGGGTCTCCCATGGGCAGAGAGTAAGGGACCTGAACTTCGGGGCCTTGAGATGTGCAGACATTCACACCCCTACCCCACTCTCAGACAGGGTAGGGGGTGGCCGAGGGTGAGGCAGAAAGTAGGAGCAGGAAAGACTGAGGGGGTCAGGGCAGACTCACGCAGGGAAGATTTTCTCAAGAGTCTGAGTTCTCCATGAGAAAGTAAGCAAGGTCACAGCAGAAGGAGTAGAGAGCAGACCACGGATGAGATGTCCTGGCCCTCGGAGTGAGAGACCCTACTCAGGCTAGGAAGACAGGCCTGCCCGCCCCGGAGGCAGAGTCCAGGGAATGCCACCCTCAGCTTGGGTCTCCTGTGGACATCTGAGGCCATCAACACACTTGAAACCAGATGAGCAACCAGAATCAGCCTGGAAACCTCTCTGCCCCTGTTTGGGGTGCTGGGGATGGGGTGTCCCCATGACTGCCTTTCTTACCACTGTGTTTCACCTCCTCCCCTCGGCCCCATGCACCAGGTGGTGGGGAGAAGCAGGGACCTAGGTGAGCGggtccccagcctggccctgtAGGCCTACCCtcacctcttcctctcctttgccaCACCCAGGGCCCCCAGCCTGGTGCTCCTCATTCCTCTTCTCCAGGGGCATCCCTTGGAGTGATTCACCCCATCTCCCAGTCTCTTCCCCTCAACCTCCCTCGTACCCTTGGATTATTAAGGCTCTAAGAGCCTTgcttcctccctgccctcactcctgccccccaccccctgcctctcaTGGGAAGACTGGAGAAGGCACAATAAATGCCGAGTCTGTTTGTACCCTGGTCCCGGGCAGCCCATTATCTCTCCATCTACATGGTGTTAACACTGGATgaacttcctccctccctccttggggACTTGAGGTGGTGACCCTGAGGCGGTGATACAGGATAAATACACTGCTGTCAAACACCACCTCCATGAGGACCTGAGCAGCCAGGGTTGCCATGGCAGTGAAGCTGGACAGTCCTGCTCTTATCTGCTGCTCAGGCGGCCAGAAGTGGTTGAGCCGGGCAGGGCGGCTTTGTACTGTCCTCCCAGCCTCACCGACTATCTCCCACACCTCATCTTTAGGTTGTCTCTCGCTGTATCCACAGGGCAGACATTTCCTGGGATATCACAGCACAGACTTGAGCTGGGCAGaacatggggtgggggaggggccctgATGACAACACCAGTCCGTGCTGGATGCCACCCAGCCAAGGCAAGGGACACACATCAGAGCAGAGTCTGTGTGTCTGGCTCCCTATGGTTGTTCCTTCCCAGGAGCAGAGATGCCCTGGAGGCATGTTCAGGGAACACAGCGGAGTCCACTTGCAGGCTCCTGTGCCAGTGCCATCAGGGCATTTGAAGGGGAGAGTTACAGATGAATGACTTAAAACCTTGGTGAAGGAGGTGGCAGCAGAAGGGGCTGGTCATGGCTCAGGGCTTTTTAGCATCCTATACCAGTGTTTTCTGCATCCAGGTCCTTGGGGCCGGAGCTCCCGTGCCGCCGTGCTCTGCCACAAGCTGCTCACACCCAGGGTCTGGGGAGATTTGCACTTGCAAACATGCTTGCTCACTCCAGCAGCTGCCCCGCAAACCACAGCTCCTTAGGGCAGGGCCTGAGTGGAGTGGGCATGAGTCTGTGTGAGGCCATCTCTATGATAGCAATTACAACCCATATACACTACCCTGACAGGGTCAGGGTGGGCAGCAAGGACCACCTGCCCCAGCACCCCTTGCCTGTCATTGGTGGCTGAAGCAACAGTGACCCCTAATGGTTTCTTGTGGAACTACAACTAAGGGAGAAAAGAGTCGAGGAGGCTGTGCTCTTCTCCCTGTGTTGCCGGTCTCGGACAAGCCTCCGGCAgagtggaagggaggagggactCCACACAGAAGCCCTAGATCTGAGACCCACACACTCACACTGAGCACACAGGCATACCTGTGCTTGCACAGGCCTGGAGGGCAGCAGTGGGGTCAAGCCCTCTCCCCAGCACCCATGCCCTCTAACCTCCAAAGTCCTGGACATTGCATGCTCAGGAAGCGCTGGCCGTCTGGATGTGGAGGGCTTAAGGAAGGGACTGGGAGTCAAAGAAAAGAGGGCTTCAGAGAAATGCTGTCTGCACTCCACCTCCAAAGATAAGCAGGTGGTGGCTGGCTCAGAAGAACTTTTTGGAGAAGGATGTAGGGATGCCTGAAGACAAACTCTCCTGCGATCCATGTGCTAGAGAAGAACTGGATTTAGCAAGTAGCAAGCGAGATGGGAGTTAGACTTCAGGAGGACTTCCCAACTATACAAGGAAGCTTTGTGGAGGGAAGAAATACGTGCTCTTTCAGAGACAGCTAGAGACAGACAACAGGTTGACCTGGGGAGGGAGTGATGGGCGCCTACCACAGAGGCAGAAGGGTAAATGCAATGACTAAAAGAGAGAGTCCAAAAACCcccttttttatttcctcttttcctctagATTCAAGCAGAATTCTAGACAAAATAACCTGCAGCTGGCTaggaagggaaggaaatggaGTGGAGACAGATTAGCATCAAAGAATTATTTTACCATCCATCCTCTTGGGCCTGTCCATGTGTCCTCTTGACAAGTTCCCCACATGAGCAAAGGGATGCTGACAGCTATGGGTCTCATGTCCCACCCCCTCCAAGCTCAGGACCAACCAATGCATCTTTGTGGGGTAGGGAGGACAGAATCGAGTCCTCCATGGTGAGAGGCCCAGAGGCCTGGGACGGGGGTAGATGTGGTCTGAGGTCAGGTGggctatgtcactgggccaggcCTTGGTGGAGGCAGGACGATCTGGGACACTCACAGTTCCTCCTCTAGGCTCTGGTTACAGAGCAGAAGGCTGCAGCCAAGGTGGTTCCTGGCTGTCACCATGTAGGAGGAACAGCAGGGTCTGAGGACATGAGAGGTTAGTATCCCTCTCCTGCTCTCGGATCAGCCCCATAACACCATGCTTTCTCCAAGTGCCAGGGAGCTTGGATGGCAGGGCTCTAGATCTTAGATGCCCAGCCAGGGGGTAACCCTGGGGTAGAAACTGTGGACCTTGCCCTTGGCCGGGTGTCAACAACGCTGTGGAAGCTCCTCCCCTGGTCCACGAGTTGTTTGCCTTCTCAAACCTTCAGCTGGGGCTGAGGACAGCGAGCTATTAGGACATGGCCACCACCCCGTAGCAAAGGTCTTCCTCCTTCCAGCCAGAGCCTCCTGTGCACAACCCCTCAGACCATGCCACTTGCCCCCAGGGGTGGGAAGGGCAGTTTGGGTTCCTCCGATCCCTGTGAGACTGATGGGCAGTGTGCTGGCACCTCCTACCCACTCCTTATCTTTGCCCAGGAGTCAGAGGGTCTGAACACCTGAGTCTTCTCCTGGTCACCTTCCATGAACAGGAACCCCTCTGGGTCACTCATCTAAAGGGACCAGTAGTGAGTGGACACTAGGGTGGCACTATCCATCCAGGTGACACTGCACGTGTGCCAAATCAGGAATCTGGAATCCAGGCTGGTAGGGCTGGGATGGAGTCAGAAGGGAGGGTGCTTCGTGAGCCCTAGGCACATGGTCAGGAGACGGAGATCAAGTCCTCAGGTACCCCCGATGCCTGCCTGAAGTAAGGGTCTCAAAGGGCCACAGGGCTAAGAGGCTTGATGTCCTTGCTAGCGAAAGGAGGCCTAAGGGCCATGGGGCAGGTGCTCAGAGTGGCTGTGGTGAGGGGTGAGGTGACCCACGGGCCTGGATCTCTGATTACCCTAACTCAGGGGTTTTTGCCTTCTCCAAAGCCAGGAGCTGGAGTCCCCTGCCCAGGATGTTGGCTGACTGAGTAGATATTCCAGCCCCAGACATGCCCCTCATTCGGTCCCAGGAAAGGCAGGACACCTGAACAGCCTGGTGTCCTGGACTGAGCAGGCCAGGAGCTTCTCTCCTCACCTTCATCACTCCCAccacagaaggagagagagaagagacaggggCCTGGTAAGCAGGGGGGTGAGCAGAAGGGAGGCACTCCCAGGATAAAGATGTTGGCGGAAATCCTAGGCAAATAAGGGGGCACTTATTCAGGGGCACAATacactccttcctgcctctctccactcccctccccccgtGGCTGTAGCTCTCAAGCCCCAAGGCCGTTCTCAGATGTCAGACAGAGGGAGCACAGGAAAGGATGGCGGTGCTGGGGAGGcagtgaggagagggagaaacagacaaaggGGAGTGTGGGAGAGAGGCACTGACAGGCAGGAGACAGACCTCTTACATACACACGCAATGGAAGTTTTGAGGACACCCCATCCTGTCCCTTTGCTCTCTGTGGGTCTGGTCCCCACACCTCCCCACTTGTGAGCAACAACAGGAGACTTTCTGCTCGGTCATTTCCGGAGAGGAAGGGGGGGCACATCCTGAGGGAGCAGAGGGCCACTCCGGTTCCCACCCTCTCAGGTTGTGTCAGGCCGGTCCTCACGCAGAATTCAACAGGGGGGCGGGGTGTGGGCAGAGGTGCAGGGGGACAGAGGAGAAGGATGAATGATGCATGGAAGACCAGGGTGTCAGCGGGGAAGAAATTCTGAGACTATGAAGAAGGATTTGCAAGAAAATGAGACAGGGGCCTGTTCCTCTCTGGGagtcagaggaaggaaggagtgtgGACAAAAGGACAGTGTTGACAGCTGGGTCAGCCAAGAAGAAGTGGAAACGGAGGAGAGGGGTCCAGCCAGCATCCAGCTCTCCAAATGGCAGTTGGAGTGGAAATCAACTGTTGCCAAAACAGGAAGAATGAGGGTGACTGTAGACCAAGGTGGGTAGGAGGTGCAGGTGGAAGGAGGCAGGACGGCCTCTTTTAGAAGCAGAATTTCCTAAGGGAGAGACCTCCACACAGGAGGCCAAGGGCTGGAATAAGGGATGGATGCCAAGAGCTTTGTAAGCGATAGAGCTCCATACAAATTATGGTCCTCATTATCTAATTGTGACATCATTTAAAAAGATGCTGTAGAAGTACATTTAGTGCTGTGGAAAGATGGCCACAACCAAGTGCAGAGCAAAAAGAGCAGGTTACAAATAATATAAATGCCGTTTTTGCACTTACATGTACAAACTCAGAAAAATATCTGGAAGTGTAAATATACATCTGGGAGATGGAATTATGGATGATTTATATCCAGTTTTTGCTTGATTGTGTTTTCTCTGTATGTCTTTTAAAGAACATACATTATTTATATAGTGAAAAACAAACAGTTTGCTTTTAAAAGGAGACTTCTTGCCCAGATGGTCAAGGTCCTGGGCTCAGGATGGCTGAGGTCGGAGCCTGCCAgggccctggctctgccttctCTCTACCTGGTTGGGTACTGCAGGGTCTGACCCATAAACATCCTCCAAGAAAATTTTTTCCTCCATGTCTGGGCTGGGCCAAAGTCAGTTTTTGTGAATTTAGGATTGACAGCATGTTTTTGTAACCTCAGGATGTTTTGCAGCTGGGAAGACACAAAACAGGCGAGAGGCAGAGAAAAGCAGACTCTTCTCAGAGATTCTCTGGGTCGACGGCTCTCTGCTTGCAGTTTCTTTGGGGCCACAACAAATGAgggccccttcccctcccaatCCTGCAGGACCAGCCCCCACCTACAGCGGTCCCACACCCCTCACTCCTCAGACATGCCACATCCGTCATCCAAAcgtttcttccttttccttcccttcccctgccctctgcccaacCTCTCCTCCCAGTGTGATTGTGGCCCTTACACTCCTGGAGTCCTCCCCCAACATTCTTCCCCACTGGGCTCCCACCCTCCTCTCTTTCCCAGCCTGGAAATACCCTCCCCGCTCCTGTGAGCCCCTCTTCCAGAGCTGCTCTTCCCCACCTACTCAGAATAGCATCTAATATCAGTAATTCCTTGTGCGGGCAAAGAGCTTTCTATGTCCAaagcgtgtgtgcgtgtgtgtgtgtgtattatatatatatatatatatatatttaatccaCTTTAGAGAGGATGGCATCAATGATCTGAGAGGCAAAATGGTTTGTGTAAGGTCACATAGCCACTTGCTGGAGGTCCAGCCCCTTCCACCACCCGACCCTGCCTCAAGGACTGAGAGCAAGCTGAACTGTCCTCTCTTACCCTTCAGGCCCTTCTTCATCTCTATTGCATCCCTCTGGATGTAAGCCTTCCACTTCTAGGTGCAACCTGCCTTTCCAGCATCATGATCCGCCCCAGCCCAATACAAACCCCATGTTTCAGTCAGTCTAGAGTCTCCCCTATCTGCCAGCTTGCACTGTGCTGCCCATCACCTGGCCTGTGCTCTGTGGGGACCTGCCATCTATCCCCATCCCCTGCCCCATCTTTGGTCTCTGAGGCTCCTCAATCAGGCCCTTTCTGATCTCTGCACCATCCACAGCCACCTAGTACCTGCTGCCATTACAGCCATGATGTTGGTGTCAAGAGTTCCCTTAGGAAAACAGGAACCACACTAGGTATTTCCACAGGGAGTATTGGATATAAGGAATTGGCTTTACTGGTGTGGGCGGGATGGAAGCAAGAAGGGAACACTAAGTAAGCCAGAGAGAACTGCAGGAAGAAGCTCccagccacaggctgggagaacAAGCAGGTGAGTTGTCAGAGTCTGGACTCTCAGGGAGGGCTCCCCACGGAGGTGGGATCCAGATCTTGGGGGAGGTAGTGCTGCCCAGGGTGCTAGATAAACGTTGAaaggaagcagacaggaagaagCCAGTCCTCCGCTGTCTGCCAGTAGCCGACCTCCCTATCCACAGAACCTAACAGAGAGCCCACTGGCAAAGGAGTCTGCCAAATGTGCTTTGCAGAGTTTCAGCCCCAGCCTTACAGAGCAGAGTATAGAAGGGAGGGATctaggctggccccgtggccgagtggttgggttcgcacgctccactgcgggcagcccagtgtttcgttggttcgaatcctgggcgcggacatggcactgctcatcaaaccacgctgaggcagcgtcccacatgccacaactagaaggacccacaacgaagaatatacaactatgta
Proteins encoded:
- the INSRR gene encoding insulin receptor-related protein, whose translation is MSDPSPALRHLEESQDWAQGRARTMAVPSLWPWVACLLVILLSLGFGLDALEVCPSLDIRSEVAELRRLENCSVVEGHLQILLLFTATGEDFRGLSFPRLTQITDYLLLFRVYGLESLRDLFPNLAVIRGARLFLGYALVIFEMPHLRDVGLPALGAVLRGAVRVEKNQELCHLSTIDWGLLQPSPGANHIVGNKLGEECADVCPGVLGASGEPCARTTFSGHTDYRCWTSSHCQRVCPCPRGLACTARGECCHIECLGGCSRPEDPRACVACRHLYFQGACHRTCPPGTYQHESWRCVTAQRCASLRSVPGRASTFGIHQGSCLAQCPPGFTSNGSSIFCHKCEGLCPKECKVGTKTIDSVQAAQDLVGCTHVEGSLILNLRQGYNLEQELQRSLGLVETITGFLKIKHSFALVSLGFFKNLKLIRGDAMVDGNYTLYVLDNQNLQQLGSWVAAGLTIPVGKIYFAFNPRLCLEHIYRLEEVTGTRGRQNKAEINPRTNGDRAACQTRTLRFVSNVTKADRILLRWERYEPLEARDLLSFIVYYKESPFQNATEHVGPDACGTQSWNLLDVELPLSRTQEPGVTLAPLKPWTQYAVFVRAITLTTAEDSPHQGAQSPIVYLRTLPAAPTVPQDVISTSNSSSHLLVRWKPPTQRNGNITYYLVLWQRLAEDGDLYLNDYCHRGLRLPTSNNDPRFDREDGELEAEMEPGCCPCQHPPPGQVLPPLEAQEASFQKKFENFLHNAITIPKSPWKVTSINESPQMDSGRHRRAVGALRLGGNSSDFEIQEDKVPRERAVLSGLRHFTEYRIDIHACNHAAHTVGCSAATFVFARTMPHREADGIPGKVVWEVASKSSVLLRWLEPPDPNGLILKYEIKYRRLGEEATVLCVSRLRYAKFGGVQLALLPPGNYSARVRATSLAGNGSWTESVAFYILGPEEEDSGSLHVLLTLTPVGLMLLIILAALGFFYGKKRNSTLYTSVNPEYFSASDMYIPDEWEVPRKQISIIRELGQGSFGMVYEGLAQGLEAGEESTPVALKTVNELASPRERIEFLKEASVMKAFKCHHVVRLLGVVSQGQPTLVIMELMTRGDLKSHLRSLRPEAENNPGLPRPALGDMIQMAGEIADGMAYLAANKFVHRDLAARNCMVSQDFTVKIGDFGMTRDVYETDYYRKGGKGLLPVRWMAPESLKDGIFTTHSDVWSFGVVLWEIVTLAEQPYQGLSNEQVLKFVMDGGVLEELESCPLQLQELMSRCWQQNPRLRPTFTHILDSIQGELRPSFRLLSFYYSPECRGGQASLLPTDVEPDSLPTPKGASSNCSPQNGGPGH